TCCCTGTACACGGGCAATATGCACGGAGTTGCGTTAACGAACGATGGAACCGTATATGCTTGGGGCTTCAATGAGATGGGGCAGGTGGGTAACGGCACGACGGCGAATCAGCTGACTGCTGTACAGGTGCCGGGCCTATCTCATATAACGATGGTCAGCGCTGGCGATTACAACACGTTCGCAAGAGATGCCAGCGGGCAGATCTACTCTTGGGGCTATAACGGTGACGGACAGCTAGGCTTCGGTCATTACAACAATACGAATACGCCAGCAGTAATTAGCGGCATGACAGATGTCGTGGCGATGACGGGCGGCGGCGGCAATACGACGATCGCATTGAAGTCCGATGGTACGGTCTGGACATGGGGAGACGGATATAACGGCCTCCTTGGCAATGGCGATCATAACGGACGCACCACGCCTGGTTCTGTAGATGGGTTCAATTTAATGCCAACGCCATAATTCATTTTCAATCCTATAGAGCTTTTGTGTATGCAGCTCCTCTTTTAGTAAACAGGTGTTCGTCCTGTTGAAAAAAAGGGGAGCTTTTTTATTGGACATCCTGCCTACACCGGAACCGAATAAGCGATGACAGGCTGTTCCATCCCTTTCAAGTGATACGTTCGGGGCTCCAGATGGGGATACATGTGCTCGATATGGGAATAGGCCTCCTCCGTAATCAAGATCTCACCATTCGCGGCTGCGCCTTGAAGCCGTGCTGCTTTATTGACAACTGAACCAATGATCGTGAAGTCCTTATAGGCGGTACCGAATTCACCGATCGCAGCTGTCCCCGTATGGATGCCGATTCCGATCTGAACCGGAACATCGAGGCCCGCCGCTGCTCGAAGCTCAGACTGTACAGCCGCACACTTCCTCTGGATCTCGATGCCCGCCATCATCGCTTGGTGAACATGATCGTGCTGCTCGATAGGGAAGTTGAATATGGATAGCACCGCGTCGCCGATCATTTTGTTAATGATGCCGTCTCTTCTCCAGATTGCTGGAGCGCACTCGTCATAGAAGGCATTTAACAGTCGTGCGATCCCATCTGGGCCGACTTGCTCCGATAAGGCGGTATAGCCTCTTAGATCCGCGAACATGACCGTCGCTTGAATGTCGATTTGCTTATTCTTTTTGACCCTCGTGAACATCGATTCGCATAGGGTGCATAGGTTAGGATGCATGCGGCTCGGTCTAATGCCCATTAGGCGGAAAGGAACCGATAGCGGTGTACGAATAAAGATGGGCACCTTCATCTGCTGCCAGCAGCCCCGACAGTACACCTTCTTGAAATCATCCATCATTCCGATCTCACCCTCCACGATACGCAAGCTATATCCTTACTGAGTATACATGATTGACTAGAAGTTGACGATGGACAAGTCTCTCGCGCTATCATTCGATGTCGTACCTGCAGCGCATCTCCCCACACATTTACAATATTATAATAAAACCTTAATGTAACGTTTAAATTGCGTATACCCTTTTTCTTTATAATGAATAAGTGCGTCGGTTGGACAAGCGGTTGAGGCCGAGGAGTCGAACCGTAAAGGGACTTCAATCATTACATAATGGGAGAGGGGTATGAACAGCATGTTGTTCGGAAAGTGGAAACAAAGGCTTAGTGTTGCACTAGCAGCCGTTATGCTGCTCCAGCTAATTGTTGGCTACGGTGCAGCGCCTACAGCGGAGGCGACTACGGGAGCTCCGGGTGCTCTGAAGATTCATCAAGTATACGGCGGCGGGGGCAAGAGTGATACGCCGATCAGTCACAGCTTCATCGAGCTCTATAATACGACGGGAGCACCGGTCAGTCTGCAGGGCTGGAAGGTCGAATATTCCTCAGCACGCGTTGGCACACAGCACCTCGGTACGACGAGTGGCAGCTGGGTCACTCTGGACCTGTCGGGTACGATTCCGGCACATAGCTCCTACCTCATTCGCGGAGCGGCGGAGACGACGAGCTCGAGTCTGTTAAAATATGATGTAACGAAGTACGACTTGGAATGGACAGGTCGTTACATCGACAACGACCAGTACAATGTGCGTCTTGTTCATGACAGTACGGTTGTCGATCAAGTGACGGTGAAGGAAGCGCTGAAGGATGGCGGGGAAGGCTCGGCCATTGCGTCCATCTCGAAGCAGAAGACGGTTAGACGTGTAAGCTTCCAGGACACGAATAACAATGCGGCAGACTTCGAGGTGCTGGAGTACAAGGAGCAGACCCCGGATTTCGTAGCCACGTATCGACCGCGCAGCACGGTGGACGGACGCTGGGGCCTTGCGAGTCTGATGATTCACCAAGTATACGGCGGCGGTGGCAAGGGCAGCACACCGTTCAGTCACAGCTTCATCGAGCTCTACAACCCGACAGCTTCATCGATCAGCCTGGATGGCTGGAAGGTAGGCTACTCCTCCGTGCGCACAGGCAGCCACGCGGGCACGACGGTAGGCGAATGGGTGTATAAGGACTTGACGGGTACGATCCCAGGATACAGCTCCTACCTCGTTCGTGGAGCAGCAGAAACAACGACTGATAGCTTATTGAAGTATGGTGTGACTGCGTTCGACCTCGAGTGGACCGAGCGTTATATTGACAACAGTCAGTACAATGTAAGCCTGATCAACAGCGGCAAGGTGATCGATCACGTGACGGTGAATGAGGCGTTGAAGGATGGCGGCGAAGGTCCAGCCATTGCGTCCATTTCCAAGCAAAAGTCGGTTCGACGCGTGAGCTTCCAGGATACGAATAGCAACGCGGCGGACTTCACTGTATTAACATATGAAGGCGCTGCACAGGACTTCGTCACAGAGAACCGTCCGCGCAGCTTGGCTGACGGACCGTGGGGACTTGTGCCGACGTCGCCGGGTACGGACCCGAACCCGAATCCGGATCCAGGCAACAACCCAGACCCAGGTCCAGACCCGACTCCAATTCCGGGTGGAGGCTCCAGTGGTGGAGGTACGAACCAGCCTCCGGTGGATCCGATCCCGACGGTCCCTCAGGTTCCGACGCAGGGTGGTCTACCGGCTGTACAGGGAGGCTTCACGTACTTGGGCAGCTTCTCCACCGGCTTCCAGAGCGATGATGGCGGTGTAGCAGAGATCGTCAAGTACAATACGGACAACAAGAAGATGTACCTCGTGAACGGCAACGAGAAGAAGATCGACATTGTCAGTCTTGCGAATCTGCAGAACGGCAGCAACACGTTCACGCTCGATAAGCGGGTGGATGTGAGCGGGATGATTCATGGCTTCGGCTTCGGTGACATTACGAGCATCGATATCCATACCGGACGCAAGCTCATTGCAGCGGCGGTTCAAGCTTCTGACTACTCGAAGAAGGGTGCTGTGCTGCTGCTCGACTACAACGGTAATTATGTACACCATATCGAGGTCGGCGTGCAGCCGGATATGATTACGTTCACGCCGGACGGACAATATGTACTGACGGCTGATGAGGGTGAGCCGCGCAATGGCTATGGTAGCAGCGCAGTTGATCCGAAGGGCTCCGTAACCATTGTCAGCTTGAACAATGACAATAAAGCTGCTCAAGCTACAGTGGTCACCTTCGACGAATGGGATGCGAAGCGGTCGGAGCTGGTTGCGAATCAAGTGATTCTGAAGAAGAACACGATGCCTTCCGTTGATCTGGAGCCGGAATACATCGTCGTGAAGAGCGACAGCAAGACCGCTTACGTTACGCTGCAGGAAGCGAACGCGATCGCCACGCTCGATATTGAGAATGCACGTTTTACAACTGTAAAGGGACTGGGCTTCAAGGATCATAGTCTCCCAGGTAACGAAATCGATATTCATCGTAACAGCAAGGCCGATATTGTGAATCAGAACGTATATGGCGTCTATATGCCAGATGGCGCTGCTATCGCTGAGATCGGTGGCCTAACATACCTGCTCACGCCGAATGAGGGAGACGCGCGCGAATGGGCGGAATACAAAAATATTACGAGTAAGTCCGTAAACGGCGGGTCGATCGATGCGCTCATTAATGATGAGCACGACGGACTGGATACGAACAAGACCTACATCTTGGGCGGACGCTCCTTCTCGATCTGGAATGCCGATACGATGGAGCTTGTATACGACAGCGGCAGTGAGTTCGAGAAG
Above is a genomic segment from Paenibacillus sp. YYML68 containing:
- a CDS encoding adenylate/guanylate cyclase domain-containing protein, giving the protein MMDDFKKVYCRGCWQQMKVPIFIRTPLSVPFRLMGIRPSRMHPNLCTLCESMFTRVKKNKQIDIQATVMFADLRGYTALSEQVGPDGIARLLNAFYDECAPAIWRRDGIINKMIGDAVLSIFNFPIEQHDHVHQAMMAGIEIQRKCAAVQSELRAAAGLDVPVQIGIGIHTGTAAIGEFGTAYKDFTIIGSVVNKAARLQGAAANGEILITEEAYSHIEHMYPHLEPRTYHLKGMEQPVIAYSVPV
- a CDS encoding choice-of-anchor I family protein, whose amino-acid sequence is MLFGKWKQRLSVALAAVMLLQLIVGYGAAPTAEATTGAPGALKIHQVYGGGGKSDTPISHSFIELYNTTGAPVSLQGWKVEYSSARVGTQHLGTTSGSWVTLDLSGTIPAHSSYLIRGAAETTSSSLLKYDVTKYDLEWTGRYIDNDQYNVRLVHDSTVVDQVTVKEALKDGGEGSAIASISKQKTVRRVSFQDTNNNAADFEVLEYKEQTPDFVATYRPRSTVDGRWGLASLMIHQVYGGGGKGSTPFSHSFIELYNPTASSISLDGWKVGYSSVRTGSHAGTTVGEWVYKDLTGTIPGYSSYLVRGAAETTTDSLLKYGVTAFDLEWTERYIDNSQYNVSLINSGKVIDHVTVNEALKDGGEGPAIASISKQKSVRRVSFQDTNSNAADFTVLTYEGAAQDFVTENRPRSLADGPWGLVPTSPGTDPNPNPDPGNNPDPGPDPTPIPGGGSSGGGTNQPPVDPIPTVPQVPTQGGLPAVQGGFTYLGSFSTGFQSDDGGVAEIVKYNTDNKKMYLVNGNEKKIDIVSLANLQNGSNTFTLDKRVDVSGMIHGFGFGDITSIDIHTGRKLIAAAVQASDYSKKGAVLLLDYNGNYVHHIEVGVQPDMITFTPDGQYVLTADEGEPRNGYGSSAVDPKGSVTIVSLNNDNKAAQATVVTFDEWDAKRSELVANQVILKKNTMPSVDLEPEYIVVKSDSKTAYVTLQEANAIATLDIENARFTTVKGLGFKDHSLPGNEIDIHRNSKADIVNQNVYGVYMPDGAAIAEIGGLTYLLTPNEGDAREWAEYKNITSKSVNGGSIDALINDEHDGLDTNKTYILGGRSFSIWNADTMELVYDSGSEFEKKTLERFPNYFNVSNDNITMDHRSSKKGPEPEDVKVMQVGGKWYAMIGLERVGGVMMYDITKPSESTYFDYMSTRDYSAAMKGDVSPEGLAVVNAANSPTGYPLLLVAHEVSGTVAVYQVNQGYVKPLDVAPFQLTVQKSANAGMSTYQYELSRTEGAPSYQADFYIVVQVYEGTTFDTPGLTLIKKVQAGTTSVEEQIQVGQNKKVKIMVVSATEGDQIRVLAEAYGVQ